Sequence from the Clostridium saccharobutylicum DSM 13864 genome:
ACACTTGGAAATAGAATATTACGTACGGAAACAGCTGGATTTACAGCAACAGCTTTAATTCAATATGAATTAGGAGATTTAGGAGGAAAGTTACTGTAATGGGAGAAAACCAAATGAAAATAGTTAGATCGAGTAATGATAAACTTAACATTAAGAAACAACTTAATAAAAATGTTGATGGAAAACAACAAGTAGCTTTTGCTACATTAGGATGTAGAGTAAATCATTATGAAACAGAAGCTATGGCAGAAAAATTCATAAGAGAAGGTTATGAAGTTACAGATTTTGATAATTATTCAGATGTTTATGTTATAAATACATGTTCAGTAACTAATATGAGTGATAAAAAATCTAGACAAATAATAAGTAGAGCAAGAAGAAAGAACCCAAACGCAATAATTGCAGCAGTTGGTTGTTATGCACAGGTTGCATCTAAAGAAGTTTCAAAAATTGAAGGTGTGGATGTAGTACTTGGAAGCAGAAATAAAGGCGATATTGTTTATTATGTGAATAAAGCAAAAGATGAACAAAAGCAGCAAATAGTAGTTGCGGAGGTACTTAAGAATAAAGAATTTGAAGATTTAAATATAGAAGAATACCAAGATAAGACTAGGGCGTTTTTAAAGATACAAGATGGGTGCAATAGATTCTGTGCGTATTGTTTAATACCATATACAAGAGGAACAACTTGTTCAAAGAATCCGGAAAAAGTGCAAAATGAAATAAAAAAATTATCAGATCATGGATTTAAGGAAATAATATTATCAGGAATTCATACTGCGTCATATGGTGTTGATTTAGATGGAAATATCACTTTAGTAACATTATTAGAAGATATTGAAAAGATTGATGGAATAGAAAGAGTGAGAATTGGATCGATTGAACCAAGTTTCTTTACAGATGAGGTTATAGAAAAAATAAAAAATATGAAAAAACTTTGCCCACAATTTCATTTATCTCTTCAAAGTGGTTGTGATGCAACTTTAAAAAGGATGAATAGAAGATATACAGCTAAAGAATATGAAGATGCAGTTAATAAGATAAGAAATAATTTAAAAGATGCGTCTATAACAACTGATGTGATTGTAGGATTTCCAGGAGAAACTGAAGATGAATTTAATGAAACATATGAATATTTAAAGAGAATCAAATTAACTAAAACTCATATATTTAAATTCAGTCCTAGAAAGGGAACTAAGGCCTCAGATATGCCAGATCAAGTAGATGGTACTGTTAAAGAAAAAAGGAGTAAGGACTTGATTGAATTAAATGCAAAGAATGAATCTG
This genomic interval carries:
- the mtaB gene encoding tRNA (N(6)-L-threonylcarbamoyladenosine(37)-C(2))-methylthiotransferase MtaB; this encodes MGENQMKIVRSSNDKLNIKKQLNKNVDGKQQVAFATLGCRVNHYETEAMAEKFIREGYEVTDFDNYSDVYVINTCSVTNMSDKKSRQIISRARRKNPNAIIAAVGCYAQVASKEVSKIEGVDVVLGSRNKGDIVYYVNKAKDEQKQQIVVAEVLKNKEFEDLNIEEYQDKTRAFLKIQDGCNRFCAYCLIPYTRGTTCSKNPEKVQNEIKKLSDHGFKEIILSGIHTASYGVDLDGNITLVTLLEDIEKIDGIERVRIGSIEPSFFTDEVIEKIKNMKKLCPQFHLSLQSGCDATLKRMNRRYTAKEYEDAVNKIRNNLKDASITTDVIVGFPGETEDEFNETYEYLKRIKLTKTHIFKFSPRKGTKASDMPDQVDGTVKEKRSKDLIELNAKNESEFSKSLVGREMDVLVEQEVPTKKDIFEGYTRNYVKVEIVNGNEDMIGKIVNCKIEEANGDYLTGKLI